In Spirosoma agri, one DNA window encodes the following:
- a CDS encoding ThuA domain-containing protein, producing the protein MTSVKARLYAIGLLGITFLLYSGMMVRQPANPPRVLIFSKTKGWKHTSIPFAIAAIQKLGNANGFLVDTTKNAALFTDENLKQYAAVIFNCTTGNVLNGEQQAAFERYIQAGGGYVGIHAAADTEYDWPWYGKLMGAHFSSHPHNPNVRKATVDVTNKTHPATTMLPDRWERTDEWYNYRSFYSGINVLANLDENTYEGGTNGANHPISWYHEFDGGRAFYTGGGHTDESFGEPLFLSHLLGGIKYAMGDGKPLDYRKAYAKVTPEQNRFVKTVLVNDLNSPMELAIAPDGRVFFTELFGNLSVYDPRTGKNTLIHKFPITNMGGTGVIGLALDPKFTQNRHLYVYYAPAGLTEETLAFQLSRFTMNSDNTLDLGSEKVMLKVPVQKISGSHHGGSLAWDKDGNLFLSTGDSSAPFPSDGYSPLDERPGKEFYSLDSQRSAGSTNDFKGKILRIHPTTDVAEADGTYTIPDGNLFAKGEEKTRPEIYIMGCRNPYRIAVNPKTSVLYWGEIGPDAGKDGVQGPRGYDEFNQARKAGNFGWPYFLGNNYAYAKWDFATKTAGPKFDPAAPINNSPNNTGLNQLPPAQPAMIWYPYAASDEFPELGVGGRSAMAGEFYTFDKNAASPNKFPDYYDGALFVFDWMRNWVMALRFDDKENYVRSEPFMATNGDFRRPIDLAFGPDGVMYMLEYGSVYGADNEDARLVKIEYNTGNRAPLAQASIADSAAEARVDKRVFLTSERRNYPILREADGQAPLRVTFKSQGSRDLDDDDQMTYQWLFDGKTVGATTPTATYTYKKPGVYKAILNVTDQAGLVGRDTVVVNVGNTRPDVTITSVGNKSFFWDNKPFTYAVRVKDKEDVVVDPKRIKVVYAYNSQPTASGTTSPNTPMLAAETNSLGKTLMAGSDCKACHTVDKVSVGPSFLAIAHKYKEQAGSIEQLGTKIINGGGGAWGTEHVMSAHPQLSPQDAQEMVRYIFSLTDKQKSQTVLPLQGSLALKDNPKGDVKGQYTVVASYTDKGNKAVGPLTGTDVVTLRNANVKPAYADAHVGFSRFRDNLSPGGHKSYILLKNIDLSGIKAFQYEYGSANQTGEIEVRIDSQAGPVISTTSYGPTGSWDTLKTVRGQLNKPVPGRHDVYFFAIKRAKPNDEILKLTNIRFEE; encoded by the coding sequence ATGACATCAGTAAAAGCAAGGCTCTATGCCATTGGGTTGCTCGGTATTACGTTCCTGCTCTATTCGGGCATGATGGTCAGGCAACCTGCTAATCCGCCCCGCGTTTTGATCTTTTCAAAAACTAAAGGCTGGAAACACACCTCCATTCCGTTCGCGATTGCCGCGATTCAGAAGCTGGGAAATGCCAATGGCTTTCTAGTCGATACGACGAAAAATGCGGCTCTGTTCACCGACGAAAACCTGAAACAATACGCAGCGGTGATCTTCAACTGCACGACAGGTAACGTATTGAATGGCGAACAACAGGCGGCTTTTGAGCGCTACATTCAGGCGGGTGGCGGCTATGTCGGTATCCATGCCGCAGCTGATACAGAATATGACTGGCCCTGGTATGGCAAGCTGATGGGCGCTCATTTTTCCAGTCACCCGCACAATCCCAATGTGCGCAAAGCCACAGTTGACGTGACTAACAAAACCCATCCAGCCACGACGATGCTGCCCGATCGTTGGGAACGTACCGACGAATGGTACAACTACCGATCATTCTATTCAGGCATAAACGTGCTGGCCAATCTGGACGAGAATACCTACGAAGGCGGCACCAACGGCGCGAACCATCCCATCAGCTGGTATCACGAGTTCGATGGCGGACGAGCCTTTTATACCGGTGGCGGCCACACCGATGAGAGCTTCGGCGAGCCTTTGTTTCTGAGCCATTTGCTTGGCGGCATCAAGTATGCGATGGGCGATGGCAAACCGCTGGACTACCGAAAAGCTTATGCCAAAGTAACGCCCGAGCAAAACCGCTTCGTGAAAACGGTACTGGTCAATGATCTGAATTCACCGATGGAGCTGGCGATTGCACCGGATGGTCGGGTGTTTTTTACGGAATTATTTGGCAACCTCTCAGTCTATGATCCACGTACCGGGAAGAATACGTTGATCCACAAATTCCCGATCACGAATATGGGCGGCACGGGCGTCATTGGCCTGGCGCTCGATCCGAAGTTTACGCAAAATCGTCATCTCTACGTGTACTACGCGCCTGCTGGCCTGACCGAAGAAACGCTGGCTTTTCAGTTATCCCGCTTTACCATGAACTCCGATAATACCCTGGATTTGGGTTCCGAGAAAGTGATGCTGAAAGTGCCGGTCCAGAAAATTAGCGGGTCGCACCACGGCGGTTCGCTGGCCTGGGACAAAGACGGCAATCTGTTCCTGTCCACCGGCGACAGTTCCGCGCCGTTTCCATCGGATGGGTATTCACCGCTCGACGAACGGCCGGGCAAGGAATTTTATAGTCTGGATTCGCAACGCTCGGCGGGTAGCACGAATGACTTTAAGGGAAAAATTCTGCGAATTCATCCCACAACGGATGTTGCTGAAGCTGACGGAACCTACACCATTCCCGATGGGAATTTATTCGCAAAAGGAGAAGAAAAAACACGGCCCGAAATTTACATTATGGGTTGCCGAAACCCGTACCGAATTGCCGTGAATCCGAAAACGTCTGTACTGTATTGGGGCGAGATTGGGCCGGATGCGGGGAAAGATGGCGTTCAGGGGCCACGTGGTTACGATGAGTTTAATCAGGCCAGAAAGGCCGGCAATTTCGGCTGGCCCTATTTTTTGGGTAACAATTATGCTTACGCGAAATGGGATTTTGCAACGAAGACCGCCGGTCCAAAATTCGACCCGGCAGCACCCATCAACAACTCACCGAATAACACCGGCCTGAATCAATTGCCACCCGCCCAGCCCGCCATGATCTGGTATCCCTACGCGGCTTCGGACGAGTTTCCCGAATTGGGTGTAGGTGGACGTAGCGCGATGGCGGGCGAGTTTTATACCTTCGATAAAAACGCTGCGTCACCGAACAAATTCCCGGATTATTACGACGGTGCCCTGTTTGTGTTCGACTGGATGCGCAATTGGGTGATGGCACTCCGGTTCGACGATAAAGAGAATTATGTACGTAGCGAACCGTTCATGGCCACTAATGGTGATTTCCGGCGACCCATTGACCTGGCGTTTGGGCCCGATGGTGTGATGTATATGCTGGAATACGGATCGGTCTACGGGGCTGATAATGAGGATGCCCGTCTAGTGAAAATCGAATACAATACAGGCAATCGGGCACCCCTTGCCCAGGCCAGCATCGCGGATTCAGCGGCCGAAGCGCGAGTCGATAAACGGGTCTTTCTGACGTCCGAGCGTAGAAACTATCCCATTCTTCGCGAAGCTGACGGGCAGGCTCCCTTGCGTGTTACGTTCAAAAGCCAGGGCTCCCGCGACCTTGACGACGATGATCAGATGACGTACCAATGGCTGTTCGATGGCAAAACGGTGGGAGCCACGACCCCGACGGCGACGTACACCTACAAAAAGCCGGGCGTCTATAAAGCCATTCTGAACGTGACCGATCAGGCCGGGCTTGTGGGGCGGGATACCGTTGTTGTCAACGTTGGCAATACCCGGCCAGACGTGACGATTACGAGTGTGGGCAATAAATCCTTTTTCTGGGATAACAAACCGTTTACCTATGCCGTCAGGGTGAAGGATAAGGAGGACGTAGTGGTTGATCCCAAACGAATTAAAGTCGTTTACGCCTACAATTCCCAGCCAACTGCATCGGGCACCACGTCGCCCAATACGCCAATGCTCGCTGCCGAAACGAATTCGCTAGGCAAAACGCTCATGGCGGGTAGTGACTGTAAAGCCTGTCATACGGTCGATAAGGTGTCGGTTGGTCCATCGTTTCTGGCGATTGCGCATAAGTACAAGGAGCAGGCTGGGTCCATTGAACAACTGGGCACTAAAATTATAAACGGAGGTGGTGGCGCCTGGGGGACGGAGCATGTCATGAGTGCGCATCCGCAGCTTTCACCGCAGGACGCGCAGGAAATGGTACGTTATATTTTTTCCCTGACCGACAAGCAGAAAAGCCAGACGGTCTTGCCACTCCAAGGTTCGCTGGCACTGAAAGACAATCCCAAAGGTGACGTGAAAGGGCAGTACACAGTTGTGGCTTCCTACACGGATAAGGGCAACAAAGCAGTGGGTCCACTTACGGGAACGGACGTAGTGACGCTACGCAATGCCAACGTAAAACCTGCCTACGCCGATGCCCACGTTGGCTTTTCTCGGTTCCGGGATAACCTGTCGCCGGGTGGCCACAAGTCGTATATTCTGCTGAAAAACATCGACCTGTCAGGCATCAAAGCGTTTCAGTACGAATACGGATCGGCAAACCAGACGGGAGAAATTGAGGTACGTATCGACTCGCAGGCGGGCCCGGTGATTAGTACAACAAGCTATGGGCCAACGGGCAGCTGGGATACGTTGAAAACGGTTAGGGGTCAACTCAACAAACCAGTTCCTGGTCGGCATGATGTATATTTTTTCGCCATCAAACGCGCCAAACCGAACGACGAAATTCTCAAATTGACTAATATCCGGTTTGAGGAATGA
- a CDS encoding FecR family protein has protein sequence MRSYELFSIQDFIADDAFIAWVTYPTQTSNSFWLEWVQKHPYKRAEVEEAIKIVRQLSSQPDVFSEEEVQQSWKSIQQQIAPDLREEPAGIVIPLWRRWYAVAATVTVLLLVGVGFWWYQQPVYYTTAFGEMRTVVLPDSSLVTLNGNSKMEYQRSWSNREVTLTGEAYFQVRKKRQRNELVKFTVKTARLDINVVGTVFNVNDRRGKTEVMLAEGIVHINERSHASQNMVLVPGDKATLLPATNALTKEKADPHIYTAWLHNTLIFNGETLNNVFQKLEDSYGIRTTVSRPELLRKRFTGSVGTDSIPTFYNQLQTIYNVRAKATKEGYLID, from the coding sequence ATGCGCTCGTACGAGCTATTTTCCATACAGGACTTTATTGCCGACGATGCCTTTATCGCCTGGGTGACCTATCCTACGCAAACCTCTAATTCTTTCTGGCTTGAGTGGGTGCAGAAACACCCTTACAAACGGGCAGAGGTAGAAGAAGCCATCAAGATTGTCAGGCAGTTATCGTCACAACCCGACGTTTTTTCGGAAGAGGAGGTTCAGCAAAGCTGGAAAAGTATTCAGCAGCAAATTGCCCCCGATCTTCGGGAGGAGCCTGCTGGTATTGTGATTCCGCTCTGGCGACGCTGGTATGCCGTTGCTGCCACCGTAACTGTATTGCTACTGGTTGGTGTAGGCTTCTGGTGGTATCAACAACCTGTGTACTATACGACTGCTTTTGGCGAAATGCGTACGGTCGTCTTACCCGATAGCTCACTGGTTACGCTGAACGGCAATTCGAAGATGGAATACCAACGGAGCTGGTCCAATCGGGAAGTGACGCTGACGGGTGAAGCTTATTTTCAGGTCAGAAAAAAACGACAACGAAACGAACTCGTGAAGTTTACGGTCAAAACAGCCCGGTTGGACATCAACGTAGTGGGTACTGTTTTTAATGTGAACGACCGGCGGGGCAAAACGGAAGTGATGCTGGCCGAAGGGATAGTGCATATCAACGAACGTAGTCATGCCAGTCAGAACATGGTTCTGGTACCCGGGGATAAAGCCACCCTGTTGCCCGCAACCAATGCCCTAACGAAAGAAAAAGCGGACCCGCATATCTACACCGCCTGGCTACACAATACGTTAATTTTTAACGGAGAAACGCTAAATAACGTCTTTCAGAAATTAGAGGATAGTTACGGCATTCGCACAACGGTTAGCCGCCCGGAACTGCTTCGGAAACGGTTTACCGGCTCGGTGGGCACAGATTCGATTCCAACCTTCTATAATCAGCTTCAAACGATCTATAATGTGCGCGCAAAAGCAACAAAAGAAGGCTATCTGATCGACTAA